Part of the Palaemon carinicauda isolate YSFRI2023 chromosome 8, ASM3689809v2, whole genome shotgun sequence genome is shown below.
TTTTCATTCAATATGAAATACCTCAGTTAATTTATCTCATTTTATACTGAGAAGGTTTCAATGTATAGGCCTACTGACTGGAATATATTTAAATTCTATTAGGATTTTCTTTCATGAGCCTTTCTAAGCAAAATGCCATCTTACTATTCGCTGCAAGTAACACCTGCAATATCTATGATGTGTATTCAGCTtgaattagatttatttttatttaagaatttggCGTTTTAAAGTGTAATTTGTAACTTAAGTCTTCACATATCGAAGTAAATTTTTAACTAGGATTAAAAAGTGAATAGATCACGTGATAAGTAATGCAAATTCGTACTTAAAAATAATTCTTTGAGAACGCTATATTCCAACACTAGTCACCAAACTAAAATTACAACTGCCTCATTTCACTAACTGCTCTTTGCCAACTGCCAACAACCATTAATAGTTATCACATAATACgtacatacaaaataaaaataatttagaacTCATGAAAAAAATTCAGATTAAAGTGAAATGTAAAATAGACAATCCAATTATTTAACACCATCATCATCTCTACCAGCTTTTCAACTCAATATTTCCCCAGTATATACATCACCGTAGGATATATCTAGGGTTCATTCTTTTATAAAATTATTCAGATATTAAATCGTAAAATTTATACAAACAGAaaatttaatgtattaaaatattagTTTTAAAGAAATTCTTCCAATACATTTAGTACTGTAAATTTCCATACTTTAGAAACTTTAATCCATTAATGCATTAAAGTGTTAAATAATTCCAAAGAAATTCTCCCAATACATTTTAAGGTACTGTAAATTTCCATACCTTTAGAAACTTTAATCCATTGACCATTtcataaaaatctaaaaacttaaaACATATAACAATTACCATTTCATATACTCCTACCATTAGTGGTACAGAGTATAATTCTATAACCTTCAAATATGGCATAAAGTTAATGATTTTACATATCAAGTAACTTTATAATTCCTTCCTATTGTTCTTCCGAGATGTCAGTAAATTTtataaagttaaataaattctatattcattGTGTTAAAATTCCATTTTAACAATTTAAATTTTAGTCTCTATTGAAGTTTGGAAACTATACCAATTCCAGTTTGCTCTCTATTTCTAATGAAGAATTTATCTTTTAAAACTTCATATTCTATCTAGTACTTAATTTACTTTGAAATGCATAAAATTTCATAATCTTGGTTTTCATTCTCCATTACAGAAGTAATATTCCATTACCATTGCTCATAAACCATTTCCAGTTCTTTAATATTTTTGAATTGGAAACTTCATCCAATCAGTTTTAAGTTTTTCCATTAGTTTAAAGTGGTTccactttttttcatattttagaagTCAATCATATTAGTTTTAGAAATTCAATATTTccaatatttccattatcatttgATAGTTCTAATTTCAGATTTTATGCAATTAAAGTTAATCAAATTGATTAAAATACTTCCATTATCATTTCATTATAAGAGAAATTCAATTTGATTACCATAActttaaaaaaacttaaaatacacCAATAAGTTCGGAGAAAATAACACAAGGcagataaaaaaggacaatttttaATATTTGAAAGTCTCACATACAAGAGATCTCCTTATTTGCACCTTCGGGGAGAAGGCACTGTCAGGTACATTGgctttttaaagaataaaaatctaACATCTTAAATTGTACTGTACATTGCACTCCTACGGAGTAATAAATATCTTTTTCACCATTGGGgaaattttaaatagaaaataccAGTCCGTCAACGTTAATTTCAGCGAAACAAATCATTTAAAATCTACTTCTTTGCCTTCTTAGCTGCGGGCTTCTTCACGGCCTTCTTCGCTGCTTTCTTAGCGACAGGCTTCTTGGCAGCGGGTTTCTTAGCTGGCTTCTTTGCGGCGGGCTTTTTGGCAGCAGGTTTCTTAGCGGCCTTCTTGGCAGCGGGCTTTTTAGCGGCCTTCTTAGCAGCAGGCTTCTTTGTAGCTTTCTTGGCCACGGGCTTCTTAGCGACCTTCTTAGCTGCAGGCTTCTTCTTCACGACCTTCTTGGGCTTAGCGGCAGCTTCGGGCTTGGCCAACCTGAAGGATCCAGATGCACCGGCGCCCTTAACCTGCTTGATGGCACCAGCGGTTACGCCCCTCTTCAAAGCCTGCTTCAACTGGGTACCGGCGGACTTAGCGTCGACCTTATAGTTGGCGACGATGTACTTCAGGATCGCCTGACGGGATGAACCGGATCGCTCCTTCAGGGCGGTGATGGCGGCAGCGATCATAACGGCGTACTTCGGGTGGGAGGCGGCCTTCTTAGGGGCCTTAGCCTTGGCCTTCTTGGGAGCAGGAGCAGCGGCGGCGGGGGCAGCGTCAGTCATGGTGAAAggattgaaggattttttttaaaaatcagcgAACGCGCTACGGTACGCACTGAGTCGTAGTTGGAGAGTGAATGTGAGGCCATTTTCGGATTCTCCCGGGTAAGTTAAGTCGTGCGGACGGATAGGTAGCGAAACCTCTCTAGCGCCCGTTTTCGTTCAGTTTCTCAATGTTGTTGGCGCTATCTGTGTTTGTTATAATTACTTTGGAGGCTCATTAGCTACTATATTCTAAGATCACGCATTGTCATTTCTTTGATAAATTATTTGAAAAGGAttaatctttctttttatataGTTATCTTTTGTACCGTAACGCCTGTAATGAAATAAATAGCACATTTCTCCGACTAGTGGTTGTCTTGGATGCCACCTCCTCTTACAAAACACTAAATAACTATTACtacataatttaattttatatttgctgcataaaaataataagaatattaaatttaCTTTATGCTAGGTCCATAAATGAAATCGTTTGAGCTCtgcaaaactataaaaattacGTCGAAATATGCACCACTAACACAACTTGTGGCGACCGGCCATCACCACACCAGTCACACCTCCGTAATAtattttctcatataatttattacaGGTATTGAATTAGCATATATTGTTGTGCTTAACATATAGTTTGTACCATTCTCCTTCGATTGACATTAAAAGATAAAGTTAAACTCAAATTTTACGATAGATATTGGCCATTTTTCTGACGTCCCTATAGAGCAAGGAGTGGACGGAGACGACATAGTCTAAAAGTCCGTACGTCATGAAAACTGCTAAATAAACCGTGTGATTTTCTTTCtagcttttgttttattatattataaatggAGATGGATATCTAGATAACATTTCATATGAATTTCCATGTAGAAATGTTatggaaatatgaaaaactaaGTCTTAGATGCGATTCAGATCGCTCCATGATTGAACCTACTGTAAGGTGTTCTTACTGCAAGATGTTTTTACACCAATTTCTCCGCTATTTTCTCTTTAATGTACAAGGTTTTCGGgtttatatatataccaaataaatgATTTGAATTAAAGTTTCATATAAGTCAGATATCATTAACCAAGCTATAGCGAACTTATAGTAAAAAGGCTATGAACTTAGAAAGGGCTGTTTGACATAGGGCTCAAGATTGCATGCCACCACAAGAATATCTGGCATAGGACTTAGTGCATAACATTGACGACACATATCAAGACGAGTTGCTTGCAATATTGAAGATAAGCAAAGCGAAGACTGATTACATTTTAGTCTTGAAGAAGACATAGGCCTCTTCGTGTCCCTTGCACACCATTAGGATACCCATTCATCCTTAATTTACATGAGTTACCCTTGCGTCATATNNNNNNNNNNNNNNNNNNNNNNNNNNNNNNNNNNNNNNNNNNNNNNNNNNNNNNNNNNNNNNNNNNNNNNNNNNNNNNNNNNNNNNNNNNNNNNNNNNNNNNNNNNNNNNNNNNNNNNNNNNNNNNNNNNNNNNNNNNNNNNNNNNNNNNNNNNNNNNNNNNNNNNNNNNNNNNNNNNNNNNNNNNNNNNNNNNNNNNNNNNNNNNNNNNNNNNNNNNNNNNNNNNNNNNNNNNNNNNNNNNNNNNNNNNNNNNNNNNNNNNNNNNNNNNNNNNNNNNNNNNNNNNNNNNNNNNNNNNNNNNNNNNNNNNNNNNNNNNNNNNNNNNNNNNNNNNNNNNNNNNNNNNNNNNNNNNNNNNNNNNNNNNNNNNNNNNNNNNNNNNNNNNNNNNNNNNNNNNNNNNNNNNNNNNNNNNNNNNNNNNNNNNNNNNNNNNNNNNNNNNNNNNNNNNNNNNNNNNNNNNNNNNNNNNNNNNNNNNNNNNNNNNNNNNNNNNNNNNNNATCATGACTTGGAAATACTTGTAGCACTTAAAGCCACAGATATTCATGTTGGTTTCCACCTAAAGGTtcaaaatccgctcatgaatgcaTAAGCTACAGTAAGATTGCCTATcgagcagggacaatgccctagagactgacatatacattatgatcagcgcccaagccccctctccacccaagctaggaccaaagagggtcagaCAATCGGCTGCTGATgttcaggagatagacctataggctccccaaacaccggTTCCTTACCtcccaaggatggttaggttgcaacgaccaaagaaactacgagttttgagggggactcgaaccccagtctggcgttcaccagtcagggacgttaccacatcggcaagtTTGGCAGGAAATGTGTgcataaagttttatataaaattcttttaaaaacaaatttaatgGTATTGAAAATTCCCTCTTATCATAATAAGTTATGAAATAACCGAATATTAACAAAAGTTCTTAAAAAGTTTAATAAAATGTTCAAATAGTTAttctatattaatattttcattattgaacAGGGTctctttttacagtatatatatatatatatatatatatatattatatatatatatatatatatatatatatatatatatatatacacacacacacacacacatatatatatatatatatatatatatatatatatatatatatatatatatatatatatatatgaaagctataTTTCAAAGTtcttgttcttaaagtgtttttattttaattgtttattacttctcttgtagttattacttacataatttcctttcctcattggactattttttccttgttggagcccttgggcttagagcaataataataataataataataataataataagaagaagaagaagaagaagaagaagaagaaaaacagtcTGAGAATATAAACAGAAGCAGGTGTGATGCCTGAGGTAGGGGTTCGGTctaattgtgggggggggggggggggggggtgttggcggAAAGTCGGTGGGTGtgaatggaagggggggggggtcttccTCTTCAGGAAAAAGGGTACGGCCTAATCCCCCCAGGGTACCGCTGTCTCCCCCTGCCCTTAGGGGCACTTGCACTATCTCTACTCGGGACAAACTTACTTAGCTACAGGGTTCAAACTTGAACATGTagctattaccttagatgctgctgctttttaccctagattaccttaaaacttttctgaCCCGTAAAttatagtaaaaccaaaattaccttacaaAATACCAATTACCTTAAAAGTTACcttaaaaccatgcaaattacccgaAACTAAGGTATttgccttaaaagtttaaactctGGTCCCTACTCTGGTTGAAAAGCaagtgcccaagggctccaacagggaaaaaatagtccagcgaggaaaggaaaaaatggaataacAAATTATGtacaatgaatatgaaatataaaatatttcaagatcagtaacaacgctaaaatagatcatttatatcatatagaatttcaaaagttcaaatttgcagcaaatgtttttatgttgaataggctgacataagtctcttttatagtttatatgtaaaagatctgttttaatgttgttactgttcctagaatattttattttaattgttcataacttctcatatagtttacttccttatttcctttcctcactgggctatttttcactgtcgAAGCCCTTGCTCAGTGGCCTATTTTTAcctacccttgggcttatagcatcctgattttacaactagggttgtagcttagctaataataataataataataataataataataataataataacaataatgataataataataataataatagatttgtttTAAGAAGTTTCtggaaaaataatatcaaaattgaatCTGAGCAACCAATAAAAAAAATGGCTAGATTTCGTggttaaaagtagaaaaaaaattgttgaatttgttgaaaatattttttttcatatacaaaagaaaaaaaaacgagcgATATTTTTAGACAGTAGTATCATTTTCAATTTAtagataaacaaattaaaattcaTATTGTTTGAtggaatttatattaaaattatataacaaaatacTGTAATATGTTTTTATTATAGATCAGTTTTCAAAAATTTCTCAGGGaaatttatacgtatataaattttttatattttatagtataCGTGAAcatttatattcttaaaatatctatattttatagcATACTTGATtataaaaagcaaaaagaaaaaaaaaaacattaaaaatatgcgaaatataattctaaaaatcgTTTGACACTTTCCTGTCCTTGCTTCTTGACAGGTTACACGAtacttccttttctacttgttactttatttttctcctttttttctgttGTAAATATACTAATTGGGAGACATTGtatttgaattaaaaataaaaattctcagcTTTTAATTTAATTCCGTCATATAATTTGCTTTTcctaatgaataaatattaaaatattttccttttaaaggatGGCAACAGCATCCCCGGAGACTTGCCAACTAGTTGTCCTTTGATTTCTTTGTTTCGTTTCGTGTTCAGCCTCGGGAGATGATTTTGTgtcctttcttttgttttcttttcttgtttttgtgtgttttttttattcttttattaagaaatataggtATACAATCATTTAAAAAAGAAGCATTGTCTGTATTGCACTtgatttaattagaaataaattaCTAGATGTAGCCAGACTACTGTATTTACtacaagaaataaattatttttctatataagaCATCATAGGTACATtatcctacacacatacatacacacaactttatatatatatatatatatatatatatatatatatatatatatatatatatatatatatatatatatatatatatatatatatatatatatatatatatatatatatatacatgtgtgtgcgtgtgtgtgtgtgtatgtgtgtgtgtgtacgtttgtgtgttaGGAAAAGCTAGAACCTTTAACGGTTGACCACAAACAAAGGAAAGTTTGGAAGTCGAACAACAAAAcccacgtggagagagagagagagagagagagagagagagagagagagagagagagagagagagagaggagagagagagagagagttctcctcATGGTACCTAACCCTCCCCCAATAAAACCAGTTTGGCTCTcctacacacacccacgcacacaaacacacgcacacactcaaatacgcacacgcacacaacgACGTTGTGGTAGCGctctcgcctggtgattgccagactggggtttgagtcccgctcatacccgttagttcctttggtcgctgcaacctcaccatacttgtgagctaaggttgtggtggtttgggggagcctataggtctatctactgagtcctcagtagccattgcttgaccctccttggtcctagcttgggtggagaggcggcttgggctctGACcatatgtaataaggtcagtctctagggcattgtcctgcttgacagggcaatgtcaccgtgTCTCTGAGAGACGGACACGGGCCACCCAAATTAACAGATGAGCGCGTTACCATATtgcgggaaaagagagagagagagagagagagagagagagagagagagagagagagattctattagtTCTCTGCCAATTACATTTAAACACTTGAGTCATCCCtacgtctacagagagagagagagagagagagagagagagagagagagagagagagacagattccTATTCATAATCCTATTACTTTGCAGCTATTAGTCTGAACGTTTGAGTCAACCctaaggagcgagagagagagagagagagagagagagagagagagagagagagagagagagagaatattatatctGTAAATAGAAAGTGTTCTTAAACCGATGCCGTAAAAAGAGACCTGACAATTTGGCGGGATATCACATCTACTCATATAATTATCCTTAAGCCAATATCACCCCCACGCacacccggagagagagagagagagagagagagagagagagagagagagagagagagagagagagagagagagagagagagagttaggcttAATTCAAAATAGAAGAGTTCGTTACGAATATTGTTAGGAATTCGTTGTTTATCGTTTCTGATTTACAATGAATATTACGAAATTCGTTGTGACACTTTTTTCGTGGTTTAGAATATTCATATAAcaaaatgtaaattacataaaaatatgaaCGTTTTAtaacctgatttaaaaaaaaaaagaaaagaaagggttTCTTAGATaaaaattacatacaaatataaatgttttataaccTGACTTTTTGAAAAGAAAGAGTTTCATAGATTAgaaagtttaaaaataatattgGTTATTTTTCTATCTTGGCTTAATAGAGATAtgtattatttatgttattttctaaACATAAGCACTTTAGTGTAATTTAGAAATACTTTAAAGACAATAAAATTTTCcacaatttcaaaagttcaaatttgcaacagatttttttttcttttatgttgaacaggctgacataagtctctttttatagtttatctaataTGAAAGAGctcttttaatgttgtcactgttaattttaagatattttattttaattgtacattaattcttttgtaatctattcatttccttgtttcgtttccttactaggatatttttccctattggaggccttgggtttataggatcctgcttttccttagggttatagtttagataataataataataataataataataataataataataataataataataataataataataagtaaaaaaaataaataaatgataataataataataataagtaaaaaaaataaataaatgataataataatgataataagtaaataataataataataataataataataataataataataataataataataataataataatgagtaaataaataaataataataataataataataataataataataataataataataataataataacaatgataaataaataaataaataaataaataaatgataataataataataataataataataattataataataataatagtaataagtaaataaatgaataaataagtgataataagtaaaatataacaacaacaacaacaataataataataataataataataataataataataaatgatgatgatgataaaaataacaacaacaacaacaacaacaacaacaacaataataataataataataataacaataataataataacaacaataatgaaaataacaataataataataaataatcatttgCAATATCCTccatacataaaaacacaaaaatcacCCTACGAAATAACAACATTGGGAACGTCTGGGCAAATCTCACACACCAGGTGTTATAGAAACAGAAATATTGATCTTATTATTCAATGAGGTTTGTTTAGAAGAGTAGAAGTGTTTAGATAGGGTCAAGTGTGAGCCCATGTGTTGAAAGGTTATGGGAAGACAATGATAGGGCAGCTGTAGAgcgaggctattattattattattattattattattattattattattattattattattattattattattattattcacagttgttattattattattattattattatcattattattattattattattattattattattattattgttgttgttgttgttgttgttgttttattcatagttgttattattattattattatcattattattattattattattattattattattaatgttataataataataataataataataataataataataataataataataataataatatcaatattgaaaataataataataataataataataataataacaagaacaagaacaagaagaagaagaacaacaacaacaacaagaacaacaacaacaacaacaagaacaacaaccaataataataataataataataataataataataataataataataataatatatgacagaagatgggttaattttagaatttttatttacattacatGTCTCttagtaagaaaaaatataaataataggtTATGTTGGGACAAATATCTTCAAACAAGGCTGATACTTCTCAAGCATATTTTGATATAAAAgctaattttgattttaaatatcTCTATTGTTAAAGGCGATAAGAAAATTGAATTATATCGATCTGTTTGAggtaatttagaaataataatggaTAATTATTCATGATACTATTAAGAAGGACACTAGCAGTTCTAGTTATTAGCTAGTGGGATTCTATATTGATAGTAtactaaatttgaaaagaaaatttaagtTAGCCAAAATGTACTAGGTAACGTTTTCTATAAACATTTGCAACCGTATTCTATAAAAGAAAACATTTCTGAGTCAGTATTTTGCGGGAGACTATATCAATATTTTCACTACGTTATCCACCGAATATCGCATATTAGAATGATGGAAACAACTATTTTTTCcctcaagaaatagaaaaatatacaaaGATTAAACACTATAAAATGAATTAGTATAATTTAAGCAGCCATTCAAATAGTACTGTATCATATACTGACAATAATCAAACAATTTCTCGGATGGTTTGGAAATATTACCATATTCAAACTTTAAAAAGTTAATCATGGTATCTTTAGGACAGCGCTAATCTAAAGGTGCTATTTAATCTTAATTGTAGAGATTTTGATGATTTAGACAATTATTTGACTAAAATTTCGAATGAAAAGCTCACATCCATGATAGAGAAGCTAACATATGTGAGTAACATTCTAATAAAAGTTACGGAGAAAGAAAGTTGATATAGATGTCTTAATCTAAAACTAA
Proteins encoded:
- the LOC137646135 gene encoding histone H1-delta-like, which codes for MTDAAPAAAAPAPKKAKAKAPKKAASHPKYAVMIAAAITALKERSGSSRQAILKYIVANYKVDAKSAGTQLKQALKRGVTAGAIKQVKGAGASGSFRLAKPEAAAKPKKVVKKKPAAKKVAKKPVAKKATKKPAAKKAAKKPAAKKAAKKPAAKKPAAKKPAKKPAAKKPVAKKAAKKAVKKPAAKKAKK